One genomic region from Nocardia vinacea encodes:
- a CDS encoding class I adenylate-forming enzyme family protein, with protein sequence MTKPFDPQALAAQAVARLTGPGGPFEMTVEDVLGAPIPVIKDRVRSLREVLAGSIALGDRDYLVTEDGRMSYAEHAAAVGALARALRDRYGVEKGDRIGILAANTPEWVVAFWAAQTLGAIAVGYNAWWMPREIAYGLEHTSPAVLIVDAKRAGQVAQLDIRVPVLTMEHDLPALIAEFGDGELPHAPVDEDDPAVILYTSGTSGRPKGAVHSHRNLVAVIDYHRFNDALAAAFQGGVDDGSPKGRRFLLTSPLFHIASLHNLVLPRMVTGDTAVIYQGAFDAERILRLIERERISNWGAMPTMASRLLEVDLSKYDLTSLAAFSLNSAPSSAALQQQLREQLPVAKTALVTSYGMTECSTAATIAAPAELAAFPDTVGRPVIGVDLRIRDALGEPVGEGVEGEIWVRSPYVMLGYWADEAATAAAITSERWLRTGDIGVLEQGRLRLSGRRSDLILRGGENVYPTEVEQCLDEHPAVRESAVVGLPDEDLGQVVAALVVVENASATTEQELVEFAKQRIAYYKVPAKWRITTTPLTRNATGKVVRAGIAETLSDSAAE encoded by the coding sequence ATGACAAAGCCTTTCGATCCACAGGCATTGGCCGCACAGGCCGTGGCGCGGCTGACCGGCCCCGGCGGGCCATTCGAGATGACAGTCGAAGATGTACTCGGCGCGCCGATTCCGGTGATCAAGGACCGGGTCCGCTCTTTGCGCGAAGTGCTCGCGGGTTCGATCGCACTGGGTGATCGCGACTACTTGGTCACCGAGGACGGGCGAATGTCCTATGCCGAGCACGCTGCTGCGGTCGGCGCGTTGGCTCGTGCGCTGCGGGACCGATACGGCGTCGAAAAGGGCGATCGGATCGGCATTCTCGCGGCCAATACTCCCGAATGGGTCGTGGCATTCTGGGCCGCTCAGACTCTCGGTGCGATCGCGGTCGGCTACAACGCCTGGTGGATGCCGCGCGAAATCGCCTACGGCCTGGAGCACACCAGCCCCGCGGTCCTGATCGTCGATGCGAAACGCGCGGGACAGGTGGCGCAGCTGGACATTCGGGTTCCCGTGCTCACCATGGAGCACGACCTGCCCGCGCTGATCGCCGAATTCGGCGACGGCGAGCTGCCGCATGCTCCGGTGGACGAGGACGATCCCGCGGTCATCCTCTACACCAGCGGCACCAGCGGCCGCCCCAAGGGTGCGGTGCATTCGCATCGAAACCTGGTGGCGGTCATCGACTATCACCGTTTCAACGATGCACTCGCCGCCGCCTTCCAGGGCGGCGTCGACGACGGCAGTCCGAAGGGGCGCCGCTTCCTTCTCACCTCCCCGCTGTTCCACATCGCCAGCCTGCACAATCTGGTACTGCCGCGCATGGTGACCGGCGATACCGCCGTCATCTACCAGGGCGCGTTCGATGCCGAGCGGATACTGCGGCTGATCGAACGGGAGCGGATCAGCAACTGGGGTGCGATGCCGACCATGGCGAGTCGCCTGCTCGAAGTGGATCTGTCGAAGTACGATCTGACCTCGCTGGCCGCCTTCTCGCTCAACTCGGCGCCGTCTTCGGCCGCACTGCAACAGCAACTGCGCGAACAACTTCCGGTTGCCAAGACCGCGCTGGTGACCAGCTACGGCATGACCGAGTGCAGTACCGCGGCGACCATTGCCGCACCGGCCGAACTCGCTGCCTTCCCGGACACCGTCGGCCGACCGGTGATCGGGGTCGACCTGCGGATCCGCGATGCGCTCGGCGAACCCGTCGGCGAAGGCGTCGAGGGTGAGATCTGGGTACGCAGCCCCTATGTGATGCTCGGCTATTGGGCGGACGAGGCCGCAACCGCAGCCGCCATCACCTCCGAGCGCTGGTTGCGCACCGGCGATATCGGTGTCCTGGAGCAGGGCCGACTCCGATTGTCCGGCAGGCGTTCGGATCTCATCCTGCGCGGTGGCGAGAATGTCTACCCGACCGAGGTCGAGCAGTGCCTGGACGAACATCCCGCGGTGCGCGAATCAGCCGTCGTCGGGCTGCCCGATGAGGATCTCGGCCAGGTGGTCGCGGCACTGGTTGTCGTCGAGAATGCTTCCGCTACAACGGAACAGGAACTGGTCGAATTTGCGAAGCAGCGCATCGCGTACTACAAGGTGCCCGCAAAGTGGCGAATCACCACAACGCCCCTGACCCGCAATGCGACCGGCAAGGTCGTGCGCGCCGGGATCGCCGAAACCCTATCCGACTCCGCGGCGGAGTGA
- a CDS encoding NAD(P)-dependent alcohol dehydrogenase, giving the protein MRALQLTEPGVLELRKVAVPAIGPTDLLLRVGAAGICHSDLHVLHIPFKMREDPLTLGHEIAGTIEAIGSDVDGRVVGERGIVYLCWSCGVCRECVSGNENVCLAAGRTAMPPCPGLGPDGGMAEYIRIPASAFVPIGDLDFLQAAPLADAALSSYHAIDGAREQLYPGSVAVVIGIGGLGHVAVQVLTAISATRVIAVDVNEDKLALAARCGAAEGLLAGADTAHEILERTDGRGADAVFDFVGVDATARLAVESVAPNGAYRMIGLGGGAPEITAGPAGGPGWPWGASIRKSYGGTKSDLINSVALAQSGRLTVEIERFDLADGRAALDRLERGLITGRAVLVP; this is encoded by the coding sequence ATGCGGGCACTGCAGCTCACCGAACCCGGTGTGCTCGAACTCCGCAAGGTCGCGGTGCCCGCGATCGGGCCGACGGATCTGCTGCTGCGCGTCGGTGCGGCGGGTATCTGCCATTCCGATCTGCATGTGCTGCATATTCCGTTCAAGATGCGCGAGGATCCGCTGACGCTAGGGCATGAGATCGCGGGCACCATCGAGGCTATCGGCAGTGATGTCGACGGTCGGGTGGTCGGTGAGCGCGGGATCGTCTACCTGTGCTGGTCCTGCGGTGTCTGCCGAGAATGTGTGAGCGGCAATGAGAATGTCTGCCTCGCCGCCGGACGTACCGCCATGCCGCCGTGTCCGGGACTCGGCCCGGATGGTGGCATGGCCGAGTACATCCGCATTCCCGCAAGCGCTTTCGTACCCATCGGGGACCTGGATTTTTTGCAGGCGGCACCGCTGGCCGATGCGGCCCTGTCCAGTTATCACGCCATCGACGGCGCACGAGAGCAGTTGTACCCCGGTTCGGTCGCGGTGGTCATCGGCATCGGCGGACTCGGCCATGTCGCGGTACAGGTCCTCACCGCGATCAGCGCCACGCGGGTGATCGCCGTTGATGTGAACGAGGACAAACTCGCTCTGGCCGCCCGCTGCGGTGCGGCCGAGGGCCTGCTCGCCGGTGCCGATACCGCGCACGAAATCCTGGAACGCACCGACGGCCGCGGGGCCGACGCGGTCTTCGACTTCGTAGGTGTCGATGCGACCGCAAGGCTGGCGGTGGAATCGGTTGCCCCCAATGGCGCGTACCGGATGATCGGACTCGGCGGCGGCGCACCGGAAATCACCGCTGGACCGGCGGGCGGACCCGGCTGGCCGTGGGGCGCTTCGATCCGAAAGTCCTACGGCGGCACCAAATCCGACCTGATCAACTCCGTTGCCCTGGCCCAGTCCGGCCGCCTCACGGTTGAAATCGAACGCTTCGATCTGGCGGACGGCCGCGCAGCCCTCGACCGACTGGAGCGCGGGCTCATCACCGGCCGCGCCGTACTCGTGCCCTGA
- a CDS encoding alpha/beta hydrolase — translation MAIFTHRGRDVVYDRVGSGAPVILLHNAGAQRHIWDDQVGELRHEHEVFALDLPGYGESDQPADGYRLADYVSMLETFLAEQELTDVVLIGNCLGAATSLRYTMTHPDNVRALVLCNPLTWNTMRAGRQSGLAWVDARLPLAPVARRVALPDAVISRIVADQLGANGRRRNLHHSPRLMAHWGDKGRLQALHGLVQDFPSYAELDVFTPGPGFPPICTIWGEQNRILSARAGARLDDTLHPHTRIRLTECGHLPMVEDSETVTNIIITFLSSPEVRPFGATEHPVKP, via the coding sequence GTGGCGATCTTCACGCATCGCGGTCGGGATGTTGTCTATGACCGCGTCGGCAGCGGCGCACCGGTCATCCTGCTGCACAATGCGGGCGCCCAGCGCCACATCTGGGACGACCAGGTCGGCGAATTGCGGCACGAGCACGAGGTATTCGCGCTGGATCTGCCCGGTTACGGCGAATCCGACCAACCCGCGGACGGCTATCGCCTCGCCGATTACGTGAGCATGCTCGAGACCTTCCTGGCGGAACAGGAACTCACCGATGTCGTGCTGATCGGCAACTGTCTGGGGGCCGCCACCTCACTGCGCTACACGATGACGCATCCGGACAACGTGCGCGCTCTGGTGCTGTGCAATCCCCTGACCTGGAACACCATGCGCGCCGGACGCCAGTCCGGACTGGCGTGGGTCGACGCCAGACTCCCGCTGGCGCCGGTGGCCCGCAGGGTGGCGCTGCCGGATGCGGTCATCTCCCGGATCGTCGCCGACCAACTCGGCGCGAACGGGCGGCGGCGCAATCTGCACCACTCGCCGCGTCTCATGGCGCATTGGGGCGATAAGGGCCGGTTACAGGCGCTGCACGGCCTGGTGCAGGACTTCCCGTCCTATGCCGAACTAGATGTTTTCACCCCCGGCCCCGGATTCCCGCCGATCTGCACCATCTGGGGTGAGCAGAACCGCATCCTGTCGGCCCGCGCCGGCGCCCGACTCGACGACACACTGCATCCGCACACCCGAATTCGGCTCACGGAATGCGGTCACCTGCCTATGGTGGAGGATTCAGAGACCGTAACGAACATCATCATCACCTTTCTGTCCAGTCCGGAGGTACGGCCGTTCGGCGCGACGGAACACCCGGTCAAACCTTGA
- a CDS encoding N-acyl-D-amino-acid deacylase family protein, with protein MYDTIIKDGRWFDGTGSPSAIRHLGIREGSIATVSAEPLDEADCPQVIDAAGKWVIPGMIDIHTHYDVEVLQSPALAESIRHGVTTVLLGSCSLSTVHVDASDAGDLFGRVEAIPRKHVIAAMTEIKSWTSAHEYVEALEALPLGPNLAAFIGHSDIRAAEMGLDRATRKGIRPTDAELAAMAAKLDDALDAGFVGMSSQQLLFDKLDGEVCRSRTLPSTYATTRERRRLNAILRRRGRALQGGPDVARPQSLVAMAASSLGIFRKPLKVSLLSAADIKAIPAVAQIFPLIARVIDRLGGDFRWQHLPVPFEVYSDGIDLPVFEEFGSGAAALHLSNQLEQRRELLRDEGYRRRFRKDYDKKFGPRVWHRDFFDAEIVECPDASVIGKTFGQVGQDRGGLHSVDAFLDLVVEYGGKVRWRTTISNHRPQVLDNFAADPGVQLGFSDAGAHLRNMAFYNFGLRFLRRVYDAERAGRPFLSLEHAVHRITGELADWYGIDAGHLRPGDRADLVVIDPVHLDETVEAYAEAPIAVFDNLSRMVNRNDATVVAVLVGGEYVFGGGVAGPVLGVRRTGRFLRAGA; from the coding sequence ATGTACGACACCATCATCAAAGACGGACGGTGGTTCGACGGCACCGGCTCGCCGTCGGCCATCCGCCATCTCGGAATCCGGGAAGGTTCTATTGCCACAGTTTCGGCTGAACCGCTCGACGAGGCCGACTGCCCGCAGGTCATCGATGCCGCCGGCAAATGGGTGATACCCGGCATGATCGATATCCACACCCACTACGACGTCGAGGTGCTGCAGAGTCCGGCGCTGGCCGAATCCATCCGGCACGGCGTCACCACCGTGCTGCTCGGGTCGTGCTCGCTGTCGACGGTGCATGTCGATGCCTCGGACGCCGGTGATCTGTTCGGCCGGGTGGAGGCCATTCCGCGCAAACATGTGATCGCGGCAATGACCGAAATCAAGTCCTGGACTTCGGCGCACGAATATGTCGAGGCGCTGGAGGCACTCCCGCTCGGACCGAACCTGGCCGCCTTCATCGGACATTCCGATATTCGGGCCGCCGAGATGGGACTGGATCGCGCCACCCGCAAGGGGATTCGGCCGACAGATGCCGAATTGGCCGCCATGGCGGCGAAACTCGATGACGCATTGGACGCGGGCTTCGTCGGCATGTCCTCCCAACAGTTGCTGTTCGACAAGCTCGACGGTGAGGTCTGCCGATCACGCACCCTGCCCTCGACCTATGCGACCACCCGAGAACGTCGCAGGCTGAATGCGATCCTGCGGCGTCGCGGCCGCGCACTACAGGGCGGTCCGGATGTGGCCCGGCCGCAAAGTCTCGTCGCGATGGCGGCGAGCAGCCTCGGCATCTTCCGCAAACCACTCAAGGTCAGCCTGCTGTCCGCGGCCGATATCAAGGCGATTCCCGCTGTCGCCCAGATCTTTCCGTTGATTGCGCGGGTGATCGATCGGCTGGGCGGCGACTTCCGCTGGCAGCATCTGCCTGTGCCGTTCGAGGTCTACTCCGACGGTATCGATCTGCCGGTTTTCGAGGAATTCGGTTCGGGCGCGGCGGCACTGCACCTGTCCAACCAGTTGGAGCAGCGCCGGGAGCTACTGCGCGACGAAGGTTATCGACGCCGATTCCGCAAGGATTACGACAAGAAGTTCGGGCCGCGGGTGTGGCATCGCGATTTCTTCGACGCCGAAATCGTGGAGTGTCCGGACGCTTCGGTGATCGGCAAGACCTTCGGTCAGGTCGGGCAGGATCGCGGTGGCCTGCATTCGGTGGACGCATTCCTGGACCTGGTCGTCGAATACGGTGGCAAAGTGCGTTGGCGCACAACGATTTCCAATCATCGGCCGCAGGTGCTCGACAATTTTGCCGCCGATCCGGGTGTGCAACTCGGCTTCTCGGATGCGGGCGCGCACCTGCGGAATATGGCCTTCTACAACTTCGGGCTGCGGTTCCTGCGCAGGGTGTACGACGCCGAGCGCGCCGGCCGGCCGTTCCTGTCCCTCGAACATGCGGTGCATCGCATCACCGGTGAACTCGCTGACTGGTACGGCATCGACGCGGGCCATCTGCGACCCGGCGATCGCGCCGATCTGGTCGTGATCGATCCCGTCCATCTGGACGAGACCGTCGAGGCGTACGCCGAAGCCCCGATCGCCGTATTCGACAACCTGTCGCGCATGGTCAACCGCAATGACGCGACGGTGGTCGCGGTACTCGTCGGCGGGGAGTACGTCTTCGGCGGGGGCGTGGCGGGGCCGGTCCTCGGTGTCCGCCGCACGGGTCGCTTCCTCCGGGCGGGTGCCTGA
- a CDS encoding serine hydrolase domain-containing protein — translation MTTSGFCTDEFAGVRKELADQIASGAELGAAICVTVDGEPVVDIWGGHRDLERTVPWTEDTLVNVFSISKTMTALSALLLVDRGELDVQQKVAHYWPEFAANGKGDIEVRHLLGHTSGVSGWERPIELADIYDAEAASARLATQPPWWEPGTASGYHALNYGHLVGEVIRRITGRTLGQFFAEELAGPLNADFHIGTAPENHHRIAPLVPPPLLEFDMATLDQDSILVKTLTSPLLDIPEANSAAWRKAEIGAVNGHGNAHSVAAVQSLVACGGELRGRRLLSEKTIDLIFEQQSDGADLALLLPLRFGLGYGLPQSQTAPEVPEGKVCWWAGFGGAIVVNDLDHRVTFAYTMNKMAPGLIGSDRANAYLRAVFSVVRG, via the coding sequence ATGACGACATCAGGATTCTGTACGGACGAATTCGCCGGTGTGCGAAAAGAATTGGCTGACCAGATCGCCTCGGGTGCGGAACTCGGGGCAGCGATCTGCGTGACCGTCGACGGCGAACCGGTCGTCGATATCTGGGGTGGGCACCGCGATCTCGAGCGGACCGTGCCGTGGACCGAGGACACCCTGGTCAACGTCTTCTCCATCAGCAAGACCATGACCGCGCTGTCGGCGCTGCTGCTGGTGGACCGCGGCGAGCTGGATGTGCAGCAGAAGGTCGCGCACTACTGGCCGGAATTCGCCGCGAATGGCAAGGGCGATATCGAGGTTCGCCACCTGCTCGGCCACACCTCCGGAGTCTCGGGTTGGGAGCGGCCGATCGAGCTGGCCGATATCTACGACGCCGAGGCGGCGAGCGCGCGGCTCGCTACCCAGCCGCCGTGGTGGGAGCCGGGCACCGCATCGGGCTATCACGCACTGAACTACGGGCATCTGGTCGGCGAGGTGATCCGTCGAATTACGGGCCGCACCCTCGGCCAGTTCTTCGCCGAAGAACTCGCCGGACCGCTCAATGCCGACTTCCATATCGGCACAGCACCCGAAAATCATCACCGCATCGCACCACTCGTCCCGCCGCCGCTGCTGGAATTCGATATGGCCACGCTCGATCAAGACAGCATCCTGGTCAAGACGCTCACCAGTCCCCTGCTCGATATTCCGGAGGCCAATAGTGCCGCATGGCGGAAGGCCGAGATCGGCGCGGTGAACGGGCACGGCAATGCGCACTCGGTGGCGGCGGTGCAGTCGCTGGTCGCCTGCGGTGGCGAGCTGCGTGGCCGAAGGTTGTTGTCGGAGAAGACAATCGATTTGATCTTCGAACAGCAGTCCGACGGTGCGGATCTGGCGCTGCTGCTGCCGCTGCGCTTCGGCCTCGGTTACGGACTCCCCCAGTCGCAGACCGCGCCGGAGGTACCCGAGGGGAAGGTCTGCTGGTGGGCCGGATTCGGCGGCGCCATCGTGGTCAACGACCTCGATCATCGAGTCACCTTCGCCTACACCATGAACAAGATGGCGCCGGGACTCATCGGCTCCGATCGTGCGAATGCCTATCTGCGCGCGGTGTTTTCGGTGGTGCGCGGATGA
- a CDS encoding ABC transporter substrate-binding protein, which translates to MQHTALLALAVGTIVITGCSTTVTESAPTTPAAATEGVTKYPVAVANCGRSYTFTEAPKRVVVMNGGSIGEVSALVALGVADRVVANAQSYGSSDVSGRADAIAALPTGGITPNNLQDIPREAMLAQHPDLVISTGGGGFSADQGFATRAELSSAGANTYVPRANCGVTGAITGTPTIEDSYAMLRDFGTIFDVPGRAEQLIENTERKIAETSARVAGQPKKNVLLIFPGMDMGDGGDFSAIAAGGIWNDIIDKADAVNPFNRTDGTTFVTISKEQLAVTPIDGLIVVDYRNPDIDGAAKRILDQFPQWNASKNTDYTVLSDSIYLGPSNDIAVDKIARLVHPEQF; encoded by the coding sequence ATGCAGCACACAGCACTGCTGGCCTTGGCCGTTGGCACCATTGTCATCACCGGATGTTCGACCACGGTCACCGAATCCGCGCCCACCACACCCGCCGCTGCGACCGAGGGCGTCACGAAATATCCCGTCGCCGTGGCGAACTGCGGTAGGAGCTACACCTTCACCGAGGCACCGAAGCGGGTCGTGGTGATGAACGGCGGCTCCATCGGCGAGGTTTCGGCGTTGGTCGCTCTCGGTGTCGCAGACCGCGTCGTCGCCAATGCCCAGTCCTACGGCTCCTCCGATGTGTCCGGCCGCGCCGATGCCATCGCGGCCCTGCCGACCGGCGGTATCACGCCGAACAACCTGCAGGACATCCCTCGCGAGGCCATGCTCGCCCAGCATCCCGATCTCGTCATCTCCACCGGAGGTGGCGGGTTCTCCGCCGATCAAGGTTTCGCCACCCGCGCCGAGCTGTCCAGTGCGGGTGCCAATACCTATGTGCCCCGGGCCAATTGCGGTGTAACCGGTGCGATCACCGGCACGCCTACCATCGAGGACAGCTACGCCATGCTGCGTGATTTCGGCACGATCTTCGATGTACCCGGCCGCGCCGAACAGCTCATCGAAAACACCGAGCGCAAGATCGCCGAGACGTCCGCACGGGTGGCCGGACAGCCCAAGAAGAATGTGCTGCTCATCTTCCCGGGGATGGACATGGGCGATGGGGGCGACTTTTCGGCCATTGCGGCGGGAGGCATCTGGAACGACATTATCGACAAGGCCGATGCGGTGAATCCGTTCAACCGCACGGACGGCACCACTTTTGTGACGATCAGCAAGGAACAGCTCGCCGTCACCCCGATCGACGGGCTCATCGTGGTCGACTACCGCAATCCCGATATCGATGGCGCGGCCAAGCGGATCCTCGACCAGTTCCCGCAGTGGAACGCGAGCAAGAACACCGACTACACGGTGCTCTCGGATTCGATCTACCTCGGTCCGAGCAATGACATCGCGGTCGACAAAATCGCCAGACTCGTACACCCCGAACAGTTCTGA
- a CDS encoding DoxX family protein — protein MLLRRFARPLLATAFVADGVDALVHPEPRTQAASALVQQGQQSLPDNIAAKLPSDPGTFVRINALTQVSAGVLLALGKFPRLASLTLAATVIPATVTEQDFWAEKDPERKAAKRKAFVKDVSLLGGLMIASADTEGRPSLGWRGRRAASNATAAVSAALPFTATDSATGDALRRHARDAAVRARELGDVAQERGSDIAETVKEHGPEWAELAKERGAKWAEKAAELAEIAKERGPELASTARERGVHFAELAKERGPELASTARGRGAELSDKAQKRSARLAEKAQHRGIELTELAKERGPGIAATARERGAHLAEIAQHRGAEIAEIAQHRGTEIAEIAQHRAAEIAELARERGPELASTARGRGAELSEKAQKRGARLAEKAERRAKKAQPRVDRALRRLDKAQEQAVLAQERIAKARARVEARRG, from the coding sequence ATGTTGCTACGCCGATTTGCCCGACCACTGCTGGCGACCGCGTTCGTCGCCGATGGGGTCGACGCGCTGGTCCACCCCGAGCCGCGCACCCAAGCGGCATCGGCCCTGGTCCAGCAGGGACAGCAGTCGCTGCCCGACAATATCGCCGCGAAATTGCCATCGGATCCGGGGACGTTCGTGCGGATCAATGCGCTCACCCAGGTCTCGGCCGGTGTGCTGCTTGCCCTCGGTAAGTTTCCGCGCCTGGCCTCGCTCACGCTGGCCGCGACGGTGATTCCCGCTACGGTCACCGAACAGGATTTCTGGGCGGAGAAGGATCCGGAACGCAAGGCGGCCAAGCGCAAAGCCTTCGTCAAGGATGTGAGTCTGCTCGGCGGTCTGATGATCGCCAGCGCGGATACCGAGGGCAGGCCGTCACTCGGCTGGCGGGGTCGACGTGCCGCGAGCAATGCCACTGCGGCGGTTTCGGCCGCATTGCCATTCACCGCAACGGATTCGGCCACCGGCGACGCATTGCGCCGCCATGCGCGCGATGCCGCCGTGCGGGCCCGCGAACTCGGCGATGTCGCGCAGGAGCGGGGCTCCGATATCGCGGAGACGGTCAAGGAACACGGTCCGGAATGGGCCGAGCTGGCCAAGGAACGCGGTGCGAAGTGGGCCGAGAAGGCGGCGGAACTCGCGGAGATCGCCAAGGAGCGCGGCCCGGAACTCGCCTCGACGGCGCGGGAGCGCGGTGTGCACTTCGCCGAACTCGCCAAGGAACGCGGCCCGGAACTCGCCTCGACCGCACGCGGACGCGGTGCCGAACTCTCGGACAAAGCACAGAAACGTAGCGCGCGGTTGGCCGAGAAGGCCCAGCACCGTGGCATCGAACTCACGGAGCTCGCCAAGGAACGTGGGCCCGGAATCGCCGCGACCGCACGGGAACGCGGCGCGCACCTCGCCGAAATAGCACAGCACCGCGGTGCCGAGATCGCCGAAATAGCACAGCACCGCGGCACCGAGATCGCCGAAATAGCACAGCACCGCGCCGCCGAGATCGCCGAACTCGCGAGGGAACGCGGGCCGGAACTCGCCTCGACCGCCCGCGGACGCGGTGCGGAACTCTCGGAAAAGGCGCAGAAGCGCGGCGCGCGGTTGGCCGAGAAGGCGGAGCGGCGTGCCAAGAAGGCGCAGCCGCGGGTCGACAGGGCTCTGCGCCGTCTCGATAAGGCTCAGGAGCAGGCGGTACTGGCGCAGGAACGGATCGCGAAGGCGCGGGCCCGCGTGGAGGCGCGGCGCGGCTGA
- a CDS encoding flavin-containing monooxygenase produces the protein MTHSNLPRVCVIGAGPSGITAAKRLQDFDIPFEVFEASDEVGGNWYFKNPNGMSACYQSLHIDTSKFRLAFEDYPAPAEWPDFPHHSQLFQYFKDYVDHFGFRDKILFNTKVTAAERQDDGSWLVTASDGRTRAYDVLIVCNGHHWDPRVPDYPGEFDGVLIHSHAYNDPFDPVDMRGKKVVVVGMGNSGLDIASELSQRFVAEKLTVSARRGVWVLPKYVNGKVGDKQSVPPWIPRKVSLKLKQRFVRKFRGDMEFYGLPKPDHKPFEAHPSASEEFLHRAGCGDIAFKPAITALEGPQVRFADGSTEEVDVIVCATGYHISFPFFSDPKLVPDEQNRIPLFKQMMKPGVDNLFYLGLAQPLPTLVNFAEQQSKLVAAYLTGKYLPPAEAEMNAEIEGAEQRRSGRYYNSPRHTIQVEFEPYVRDMNREMARGAKRAAAVGNALPVPARALENA, from the coding sequence TTGACTCACAGCAATCTGCCCAGGGTATGCGTCATCGGCGCGGGCCCCTCCGGAATCACCGCCGCAAAACGCCTGCAGGACTTCGATATTCCCTTCGAGGTCTTCGAGGCGAGCGATGAGGTCGGCGGCAATTGGTATTTCAAGAATCCCAATGGGATGTCTGCCTGCTACCAGTCGCTGCATATCGATACCAGCAAGTTCCGGCTCGCCTTCGAGGACTATCCGGCGCCCGCGGAATGGCCGGACTTCCCGCACCATTCGCAGCTGTTCCAGTACTTCAAGGATTACGTCGACCATTTCGGCTTCCGCGACAAGATCCTGTTCAATACCAAGGTCACCGCGGCCGAGCGGCAGGACGACGGCAGCTGGCTGGTCACCGCGAGCGATGGCCGCACCCGGGCCTACGACGTCCTGATCGTCTGCAATGGCCACCACTGGGATCCGCGCGTTCCGGACTATCCGGGCGAATTCGACGGCGTGCTGATCCACAGTCACGCCTACAACGATCCGTTCGATCCGGTGGATATGCGCGGCAAGAAGGTCGTGGTGGTCGGCATGGGCAATTCCGGTCTGGATATCGCCTCGGAACTGTCGCAGCGCTTCGTCGCCGAGAAGCTCACCGTTTCCGCGCGCCGCGGGGTCTGGGTGCTGCCGAAGTATGTGAACGGCAAGGTCGGCGACAAACAGAGTGTGCCGCCGTGGATTCCGCGCAAGGTCAGCCTGAAGCTCAAGCAGCGCTTCGTGCGCAAGTTCCGCGGCGATATGGAGTTCTACGGACTACCGAAGCCGGATCACAAACCGTTCGAGGCACATCCGTCGGCGAGTGAAGAGTTCCTGCATCGCGCGGGCTGCGGCGATATCGCCTTCAAACCGGCCATTACCGCGCTGGAGGGGCCGCAGGTGCGCTTTGCCGACGGCAGCACCGAGGAGGTGGACGTCATCGTCTGCGCCACCGGCTATCACATCAGCTTCCCGTTCTTCTCGGATCCGAAGCTGGTGCCGGACGAGCAGAACCGCATCCCGCTGTTCAAGCAGATGATGAAGCCGGGTGTGGACAATCTGTTCTACCTCGGTCTGGCCCAACCGCTGCCGACGCTGGTGAATTTCGCCGAACAACAGAGCAAGTTGGTCGCGGCCTATCTGACTGGTAAGTACCTGCCGCCGGCGGAGGCGGAGATGAATGCCGAGATCGAGGGGGCCGAACAGCGCCGCAGCGGACGGTATTACAACTCGCCCCGGCATACGATTCAGGTCGAGTTCGAGCCCTATGTGCGCGACATGAACCGGGAAATGGCAAGGGGCGCAAAGCGAGCCGCCGCCGTTGGCAATGCCCTGCCGGTGCCCGCCAGGGCACTCGAGAACGCGTGA
- a CDS encoding STAS domain-containing protein, with protein sequence MSTHFAYPAGRPADRDKTEHGERVDISTVPGARIIQCTVSHPRGDVTLVVVTGEVDLWTAPRLRDKLLRAFGSRGSIMVVDLSPVTFFAAAGLATLIEAQMAAGKADRRMVLITTVRCVDRAIELTGLATNFRRVGSLAAALADPTPGCAAPV encoded by the coding sequence ATGTCGACCCATTTCGCTTATCCGGCAGGTAGACCCGCTGACCGTGACAAAACGGAACACGGTGAGCGCGTCGATATTTCGACCGTGCCCGGAGCTCGAATCATCCAATGCACGGTGAGCCATCCGCGTGGCGATGTCACGCTGGTGGTCGTCACGGGCGAGGTCGATCTGTGGACCGCGCCGCGACTAAGGGACAAACTATTGCGCGCCTTCGGTTCTCGGGGCTCGATCATGGTCGTCGACCTGTCCCCGGTCACCTTCTTCGCCGCCGCCGGACTGGCAACCCTGATCGAGGCCCAGATGGCGGCCGGAAAGGCCGACCGCCGAATGGTTTTGATCACCACGGTGCGCTGTGTCGATCGAGCGATCGAGCTCACCGGACTTGCCACGAACTTCCGCCGCGTCGGTTCCTTGGCCGCGGCGCTCGCGGACCCTACACCGGGATGTGCCGCCCCGGTGTAG